A window of Sorex araneus isolate mSorAra2 chromosome 3, mSorAra2.pri, whole genome shotgun sequence genomic DNA:
gagtgaaggggaatgagaatggaataaatagcaactgaCCAATCAATCGGCTTGGCCTTcattcctcctccatctgccccatggtcCAGGGCGCTGACACCGGGCAGCTCCGGCTGGGCGAGCGGCCAGGGACCACCCATTGAAACTGGGCACAGCTGAAGGGGAGAGCCATGAGGGTTCTCCACCATCCCAGTCGAGTTCGTGGCAGAAGTTTTTTAcacttcacctctttggttaagctgattttaaggtacttgattttctgaggcactattgtgaatgggattgtttatttaatgtccctttcttctctttcattatttgtatgtaagaaaaccatggacttttagatgttgactttgtagcctgccactttactatattgaccgattgtttctaggagcttttttgtagagtctttagggttttctaagtatagtatcatatcgtctgcaaatagtgataacttgacctcttcctttcctatctgtatgcccttgatatctttttcttgtctaactgctatggccaggagccaagacttccagtactattttgaataggagtggcgaaagtgggcaaccttgtcttgtgcccaatcttagaggaaagactttcagtttttcaccattgagaacgatacttgttactgtttttggcatatcaaatacgtcatggggagtttgcaaggtaCTGCCCAGCAGGCatgatagtctcagtagctttcagggctctcccagagggacggaggtatcaaacccgggtcgaccgcatgcgaggcaaacgccctgccttctgtgctactgctccagcccaaagtgaaTGTAAAAATGGCAATTTAATCACCACATTTAACCAGTTTATATTAAGTAATTGCTAGACCAACACTGGGCTTGAACTGTTTAGAGACAATGTACCTCTATACACATTATCAACATGATGAATATGAATCTAGCagtgaatatgaatatgaatatgaatctAGCAGTGAATATGAATTTAGCAGTGCCAGAACTGCTAAACAAGAAAGGTAGGAAAGGATAGACCAGTTCTGGGTATTTGTTGCCCTAGTATACATCTACATGTCACATAAATCAGAAGTTTAAGAATCAGAACTATTCTTGGAACCAAACTCTGCATCACAGGAGAGGCCTGGCTTAAGTTCTCTGGATGAAACATTAGGAACTCATGTTTCCCAAATAATGAAAACATTGATCTGACAGGTGATTTTCTGTCACTCTCAGCATTTGTATGTTAATAAAGCTGTTAAAATTCCCAAGAAAGGAAGCCATGATGGtgtatgagattttttttctgggtccaTGTCTTCTCCATCAATCACCAGGGTCCTTCTACTCTAGACATGAGCTGGGTTGAGCTCATGGCCGCTGTCTGTTATCATGGTTCTTTTTTTCTACATCTGGTCACTGAGGTTTTCTTTGTTCCCCACAACATCATCTTTCAAAGGGAGGATGCATCTTCACTACATTGCATCAGTCATAGCCCAGACAAGACCATAGACACACAGCTCTCAAAGACTTTAGTTGGATGGACTTGGGAACATGATGACAAAGAATTGCAAACACATGTTTCTGGGATCCAATAATTCTGGGATGAATACCTCTTGTTACACTCTCCAGCTTATTTGTTAGGATTCCTTTCTGGACTAGAAAAAGTGCTCTGAGGCTCTACTTGACTACTACTATTGTATGCCTTGCACTATCCCACAGCTACCTAGGAAATGTCGTCACCATTGAGGAGGGGAGATTGTATAAAACTATAAAAGGACTCAGTAACTGAGCAAAGTCACAGAACTTTTCTCTTCTAGGTTAGAAAAGGGACCAAAGAGGAAGCACAGTGCTGCCAACTGAACACCTTCCTGGGAAGATGCTCCTGCTCCTTCTGCTGAGCCTTGCTCTGTCCCCCAGGGCAGAGACAGGTGAGTGACCCTCCCATGCTCAAAGCCTGACCTGCTCACTAGGGATGCTCCTGCTTCTTCTGAATCTGACTTTCCATTGTCTACTGGAACATTCTGAACCCACATCCCAGGATACATGAGTCCCTCAAGGATTATGTggattgaaaaaagaaagaaaaagaaatggtgggaGGCTCAACTGAAGAAGACTTGATGGGCACTACTCTCCTTGTACGTGAAGAGAGACAGGGATGTTCAGGGATGCTCCTGGAACAGATACCGGGGTGCGTGGGAGCTGGGCATACAGGAAGAGCTGGGACATAATGGACTCCATCGTGGGTGGCATTGCTGTCTCCAAAGGACTCTTTCTGCCTGGCTCTGTTCTAAGGACCCCCAGTGCCTCTCACTAACTCTGTTCTCCTTCCAGGCACTGAGCAGTAACCCCTTGTCAAAGATGCACAAGTTTAACAGATCCAATGCTTCTGCTTCCCAAATCCCACCCACAGATACCTCTAACCTTCCTCAAGGCCCATTGAATTCATTCCTACATGAACCCCAACTAACAGAGCACCCACTGTGGTCACCTCAGGAATAAACTGAAGCACACTCAGCCCATGACCTCATTCTCCCTCTAGAAAGATGTTCCTTATGAACATCACAAAAATCAGAGATCTCAGAATCTAGCCAGGAGAGTAATGTCAGGAGACACCAGACTTCGTAGTCCCTAAGACAGACATCTCCCTCCCATTCTTTGTGAACAAACTTGCTGGCTGAACTGCTGCTTATCCCCTTGGTGTGTGTTAGGGGCCTGGGATGGAATGGGATGTGAAGCTCCTGTGGCCAAGAAAAACTCTGAACCCCAGACTACCCCTCTGCCCTGAGCCTCCAGTGAAGGCAGCTGGGCCACTGAGAGggtgcaagcacacacacacacacacacacacacacacacacacacacacacactgactgaCATTTCCTCAGGTTATATCATTGGGGGTCATGAGGCCAAACCGCACTCCCGACCCTACATGGCATACCTGGAGATCCACGATCAGAAGTCTGAAATATTCCAATGTGGTGGGTTCCTGATCCAAGAGGACGTGGTGATGACGGCCGCTCACTGTAATGGCAGGTGAGGAGAGACACAGCCACAGTCGCACTCCCCAGGGGGCCCTGGGTAGGGAGCCCTGCTTATGCCCAGAGACTCCCTACCTCCAGGGACAGTGAGCCAGGAGAGTCCTCACTGGGAAATATGGGCAGTTCCTGGGGATAGGGCCAGTTTGGTGCAGAGGTACAGAGATTCTGCCCTGCCTACACATTAGCACCCAGAGGCAAATAATGCCATTTATGTTTTGCTGGTTCCACTCACCCCTGGGAACCACCAGTACAGAGATCATTAGTTCCACCAAACCCCTCAGCTGCTGAGAATCAGAGCTCCCAACCTAGTCCCCTGTCCCTTGAGGTTCTTAAACTGGCCCTCTGTTGCAAACCCACTTACTGAACTGTTTCTGGGACCATGCATCCTGTGTGCTCTTTGTGCAGAAAAATCGAGGTAATCCTGGGTACCAACAACATTGGCAAAATAAGGGATTGGTTCAGGAAGAAGATCTCTGTGTGTGCAACGTTCCCTCATCAGGACTATAATGAAGACACTTTCTCTAATGATATCATGTTGCTGAAGGTAAGAAAGTACTGAAACTGATTTGCTCTGGATACCTGTCCCCGCACCTCAACCCAAGTGACATCTATGGACCTCCCGCTCTCCAGTGTCTGTCATTTCTGGTGGCTGATGAACAGACTAAGACATGCACCCCCGTGGGAGTTGAGGGCCAAGAGCTATATAGAGagctggaccccccccccccactgtctgtctcgctcactcgctcactctcactcgctctcactctctcctcacaGCTGGAAAAAAAGGTCAAGTTGACGAAGGAAATAaatctcctgagcctgccagatcCACATACCCGCCTGGAGCCAGGACAGTGGTGCAGTGTGGCTGGTTGGGGAAAAACCACTCGCAGGGGAAATCTTTCCAACAAACTGATGGAGGTGGCATTGCAAGTACAAAAGGAAGAGAGATGCAAAAGAATCTACAAAATGTATAACTCTACCACTCAACTGTGTGCAGGAGACGAGAACGAAAAGGATGCCATGGAGGTGAGATCAGTGACTACCAAACTTGACTCAGGAGACAGGGCAGATTGGAGAGCAGTGGAGGCCTAGTCACTGGACAGTGGGGACCCTGCATCCTCTGGGGTGATTCTCTCTAGCAGGAAGAGGGCCACCTGTTGAGGAAGAGTCAGACCTCTGTCAGCCTTCAAGGGCCTTTGGGGGTGGCACACGGGGTCTCCCAGAGATAATCCCACAATCTGAgcacaggctgggtggggtgtcCCTCATCAATTGGTTACTCTGACAAGTGGATGTCAGAGTTAGTCCACCAGGTGATTATCTGATGCTCCCACAGTGAGTGAAACCCACTGATTTTTCCCAGACTCAAAAGGAAATGTCCAGGGTAAGCCCATGACagctgggccctgccctgcctgatTTAGCCTGGGGCAGGAAGAGACAGACCAATCCTTCCCTCACCTCCACAGGGAGACTCCGGAGGTCCTCTCGTGTGTGACAACGTAGCTCAAGGCATCGTGTCCTATGGAGATGTAAATGGAATTCGTCCAGGTGTCTACACCAGAATCTCCTTTTTCCTGCCCTGGATAAAAGAAACGCTGAGAAGAATGTAACTTCAGCTTCCAATGTCTCCTCTGAGAAGGTCCAgcacctcctggggaggggcccacaACTCAGTAAAATCTTTACTAGCATCAACCTCTGGTTCATGTGTGAGCCTCATTGATAgggcagctctgtgctcaggagttcagGGATGCAGTTCGactgtttacttttttttccctcgcAAACCCTCAGCAGAGCGGTCCCAGTCCTGTTGCCCACCCACAtttgtttccttcttccctctgccaCGGTTCAACAGACCACCGAGGAGGAGGAAGCACAGGCTGTCCTGAGGCTCATGGGACTCCCCTGTTGTGTGTATCATCACCCCAATACCCACTCTCACCCCTGAGAGCTGAGTCCcaggcccttccccacccctcaagCTCAGGCCCAGCTCAGCCTCCAGTCTCCCAGACACTTCCTCATCCTGCTCCCATGGAGCTCTCAGTCCCCCTGTCCCATCTGGGACACACTGCTCTAAACTGCCTCTTCTCTGTGCCACCCACAGAGACCCTCCAGAACTCCTCGTGGCAGTTCAGGGTTTCCTACTGAGCATGGGCACTGGGGGTCTCATAAGGACCCTCTATGATGGCCCAGCAGGGGAGTCCATAACCCTCAGGCACTCACAGGACAGACCAGCTCAGCCTCACCTCCATCCCTGTCCCAGAGTTCTTCAGAGGCCTTGGGGTCTGTCCCTCTGGTCACCACTGGCCTCTGCTGGCCCCTCAGTCACTGAGGTGGAAGATCCCTCTCTGCAGTGGGGCAGGACTCAGGATTGTCCAGCCAGCAGCAGTGCAGAAGCTCTGTGGTCCCAGCAGTGAGGGAGGGACACAGGAGCCCAGCAAATCCCAGAGTGGAAACCTCAGAGTCCTCAGACACCTGCTCCCTCCTGCACAGGGTCCTAGTGGGACACACCCGGGATCTGATCTGTGTCTCTGTTTGATGCTGggacagtctgtgtgtgtgatcacAGGGATATAGAGCAGTGGTGCAGCAGAAAAGTGGGGCCTTAAAAAGGGTCCTGCAGGACAGGTCAATAGTTGGAATGAACCACAAGTGTATGGGGGGCTGGAGGTAGGTAAGATAGGAAAGAGGCCGCTATGACAATaagagctgggaatgatcatgctggacaagatctgaggctTAAAACTAGGTTAGGGATATCCTttataacctttcaatatcagtATTACaaattacaaaccacaatgcccaaaaggggagagacgGGCAAGGGGAGTGGGGGTGCGCGAgggggacagaaagagagagtgagtgagagagagagaatgtgtgtgtgagagagagaagaaaagcacctgccgtGAGGGAGATTGatagtggggatggggggggggaggttggacagaacctggggacactggtgctggaatgtaggatgacattgctgtgtcctttccccttgccacaagaagcttaggtttatcccggtcacacccatcaaggtgctcctgagtcactcccattcctttgtttagctgtaaccacttctctgtgctctcgtccccaaacagttaatcagcttttccccctaatgaaactattaatttgtaaggtcagatctttctaggacactgatcttatattgtaagttaatattacctttctcctctccttgtgtcttttgaatagttaactttaaagcaatgtcctttttgtatagacacaagaagacaatattatgcttttgtaacttggggtttAATTGCcttagaatattattcattcccgggcatcttctttctctatttaagcctcagttgccctcagttcctagcaccccaaaagcagggtcccaaccagggacgagacagacccagggcaaatggtgagttttgtgctaccctggcactgagatggacctggccaaagtaccAAAttgttaactataagttaagagcttgaccatgggcaaatgttgtcatgatccaaaagtaacaatgagactaggaccctgctatggataggaaagactaatctggcctgagcactgtaatctgagatcgagatggcccaaggagagcaattctataagtttaatgcatcttttattgtgtccatacaaagcaattaatattatgaatgcttatatgtttgctggatgaggagaggagaaacacactcctgGGATTTGCCCTTGgatgggtcgtcctgctgaaaaagaatctgtcctagaagcagcatcccctgagggaaagaactttaaccctcttgattgtgaccacacctttGTGTAAGCCCAAAcccctctcatgctggggggatttaactaggctggaagagtgggttgagGGGAGAGATACAGAGCAGAGATAGATCCTGagtcaggagaggagagagacaggagacaatggaataaatggcaattgatcgATCAATCGGCTTGGCCATCATTTCCACCTTCGTCTGCCCAATGGCCTGGGCTGCACTGGCTGGGCGAGAGGCCCGGGACCAAACCCCAGAACCTGGGGGGCAGCCGATGAGGAGAACCACCGGGGCTCTTACCCAGTCGCCCCCTGGATGATGTTTTTCACACTGGGAAaagtacaccggtggagggatgggtgttggaatgctgtattgctgaaatccaatcatgaacagctttggaatgctcaaaaataaagaaagaaagaagtaagtaagtaagtaagtaaatatagtgagagggaaaaaaaaaacagatggagTGGCCTGCAGGCAGTCTCAGAGGAGAGTGAGGGAAGGGGCAGTTTCCTTTATGACCTGGACCTGGAAGCAACAGCAGGAATAGCAGGAATGTGCTATCACAGATCTGAGGGAAAGGAAACCCGCCCTCTGTAGAAGGGATCAGAGTTTGACTCTAGCTACCACCACTGGCAGAGACAGGATCCCTCTTCCTGCTAGCTCGGCCTGAGTACTGTCAGACTCAGGGTGCTGCCCCAGaagttcaggaatgactccttagACACTCATTTGTGCTACATTCAGGGCTCCAAACAGAAGACTTGAGGGAAAGGACACTCAAGGCCAGATTTGGGCCTCAGGAATGTCCCTTACTTCCTCCTAACCAACAATCTACCCAGGGGTGGGGAAAACAAGACCATAGGGTTGGCCACTaactccttccctcctccaccctcAGGATGTTCCACGGACCCTTGTGTGGACAATACAGTCCAAGACAttatctcctttaaaaaaaaaaaaaaaacagcagaagaCATCCAGGTCTCACCTTGATCCTAAACTCTTTGGAGCAAGAGAACCAGAAAGGAGCACGAGCCAGCTCAGCCCCTCTGCACTGGTCATTTTTTGTCAGTGAAGACTCCAGATAAGCCTGCCATGAAGGCTGCCGTGagctcagaaaatatttatttttcgaATGAGAAACtattttccctttattctttGCACATTAGCTACTGTGTCTCTGCTGAGCACCAAAGTCCACCTCTGTTCTTCTCTGCTCATAGTTCTGCACACCAGGTTTTCGGCTTCCTCGTCTTTGCCAccttccaccacctcctccaaagCCCTCATTCATCATGCTGTGGCTGAGATTGTCCCGTTTCCATATCTCTTCTGTCAGTTATAACCTGGCAAGCAGATTTATGTACCCTATGAGCAAAAACTACACCCTAAGCTAAgcagaaaaaaattccttttcagtTTGTCTATTGCTTGTCATGCTAACCAAGCTTCCAGTTTTAGAAGATCCTTGATGCCCACCCAAGTAATAGCTGCCTGTTGAGTAAGGGAGGGAATCTCAGCTGCTTCATCAGACAACACCGTCTTTGCTACCAATCAGTGAATAGCAAACATATAACAATCAACCAGGGCCAAGTACATGAGGTTTGAAAGTAAACAGGACAGTCACTCTCCATGCCTTCTTAATGCTGACACTTTCATCGCAACGTTTGGAagtccctttccctcccaggtTGGTCAGATTAGCCTGAATCAGTGTGGTAAATGCACGCAAATGAAAAGCATCCTGGTCAGGAATAATGAGGGCTATGAGCCTGGCACTGTCCAATTTTTATGTGTGTTGTCAAGTCTGCCCCAAGGCAGCAGTTTGTGGGTCTTCGTGTAGAGGCAGCATCCCACTCAGGATAAAGGAGATTTGCAGGGAAGAATAACGCAGCAATGCAGCCATTACACCAGTTTGCTCGTGGGGACCTGTGTGCGGGTTGAAAGTTCAGTATAATTTGGATCAGGGAATACCAGAAATAGCACAGCTCCTTATCGTCCTTATGTCTACCCAGTCAGGAAACTCACACAATGTCAGAAAGATTGAAAAACAGACTCCTAACCCAAGGCTTTGGTGGTTCTTGCCACAGCCTTGCTTTCCAAAGTCACAGTGGCCTCAGAGTCACCCTAGCACTTTGCTTGGAGGTGAAGCCTGAGTATCAGATTCTTTGTGGATATCACTGTcatgtgactgtcatcccattgctcgtcgatttccttgagcggacaccactaacgtctccattgtgagacttgctgttactgtttttggcatatcaaatacaccacaggtagcttgccagatgatggccagatactcttggtagcttgccagactctttgagaggggcggaggaattgaacccagttctctgcatgcaaggcaaacgccctaaaccctgtgctatagctccagcctaatCTGACCTGCCAGCCATCTTTAAATTTAGACACAGCTGAATAGTCCCCaaccaaaaacacacagacaccaaAACTAAACTCATTTCCCACAAGAACTATACCTCTCCCTGGGTGCCTGACCTTCAGGGACATGACTTCTCACATCTTATTGTCCAAAATGACAGACCTCTTCtgccccacggcttggaaactggccttacctgctgggggaaaaggcagctcagatagagaagggaacaccaagtagaggatgttgtgaggacccattcaggttggaagatgcaaactgaaagtagactatagaccgaacatgaaggccactcaacacctctattgcaaactacaacatccaaaaggagagagaacaaaagggaattccctgccacagaggcagggttgggtggttgtggatggggtgagggtggtgagagggatactgtgatcattggtggaggtgaatgggcactggtagagggatgggtaaacaatcactgtatgagtgaaatgcaaacacgaaagttcataagtttgtaactgcgtatcacagtgattctctagtaaaaatttttttaaaagaatgacagACCTCTGCAAGCAGAATATCTTAAAGATCTTGACTATGTGCATAACAAAGAGAGAACTGTTGACATCATATATTGTTTGAAACAGATACAAAATCATGCTCAA
This region includes:
- the LOC129403465 gene encoding granzyme B-like, whose protein sequence is MMNMNLAVNMNMNMNLAVNMNLAVPELLNKKGYIIGGHEAKPHSRPYMAYLEIHDQKSEIFQCGGFLIQEDVVMTAAHCNGRKIEVILGTNNIGKIRDWFRKKISVCATFPHQDYNEDTFSNDIMLLKGDSGGPLVCDNVAQGIVSYGDVNGIRPGVYTRISFFLPWIKETLRRM